From the genome of Treponema peruense:
CCGGATTCAACAAAAAGAGAACAGGAAATAAGACCATTTATAAAGTCAGGAGATTCATTTAAAAAGATAGTAATTACAAATGATATTACACCTCCTGTATACGACGATAATGGAATACTTACAATTAATTTTCTTGACTTTTTAAACAATGAATCTATTTTGGAAACATAATCATGTAAGGAACAGTGTTTTACAGGATAACTTATGACAACTATTACAGTAGAAAACGGGCAGTCAATTCAGGCTGCAATTAATGTTTCCCATAACGGCGATGTAATTTTTGTCAAAAGCGGAACTTACAATGAACAGCTTGTTCTGAACAAACAAATTGCAATAAAAGGTAAAAGTTCAAAAGACAAACCTGTAATCTGTTTGCAAAGTGAAAGTTCAAATTGATTTTGTTACAATAGCAAATGGAATTAAAAAATATTACCAGGTCGCATACACTGCCATGGATGATTCAACTTTGCATCGCGAACTTAAACCTTTGCAGATGATTAATAACAATTACGAAAAAATTCTTTTGACTATGGATTACGATATTGTTCCAAACCACGACGGAATAAAACAAATCAACGTGTTGGACTGGCTGCTGGAAGAATAAAAAAACTCCAGTCAGTAACTGAAGTTTTTTCTTTTTAGCTGGGGCAGGACTTGCCTTCCGCTCGCAGACATCGTGTCTGCTCCCTACAGGCCGGTTCCGTTCACTGACGCACACATCCTGTGTGCTTTTCCTCCCGCTTGGTCGGCGTTCACTACACTTCAAGTCCTGCAGATAAAACAGATTTATTCTTTAAAAAAAGAAAAACTCCAGTTTTTTTACTGAAGCTTTCTCTTTTTTAGCTGGGGCAGGACTTGAACCTGCGGCCTCCGGGTTATGAGCCCGACGAGCTGCCAACTGCTCTACCCAGCGTCGTAATATGTTCATTTAATATACTTCTTTTTTGTAAAGGTGTCAATTACTTTGGGGCTGTTTTTAAAGAAATTTTTATTTTTTTTCAAAGATAAAAAAAACATGAATGCATGCCGATAATTTAAGTGATGAACTATTCAAAATACAACCGCGAAAACCTTGTTGCGGCGCGGCGCATTTTTATTACAGCGGCATTTGTACTGTTTGCGATGTTCAGAATAATGCCGCTTGCGGCAGCCCCCAGGGTTTCGGAACAGAGACAGGCGCTTATTACATACGCACTCAAACTTCAGGGAACTCCTTACGTTTACGGTGGCGACTCTCCCGAAAACGGAATGGACTGCAGCGGATTCGTAACTTATGTTGCCGCAAATTCAGTGGGAGTACAGCTGCCCCGGACTGCACATTCCCTTTACACTGCAACAAAGCGAATCAAACCGCAGGAGCGTGAACCAGGGGATCTCGTTTTCTTCAAGAACGACCCTGCTTCGGAACGCATAACGCATGTAGGCATATACTGCGGCGTCTATCACGGAAAAAACCGTGCCTTCGAGGGGCGCAGGGTATTTGTTTCGGCTGTCAGTGACGGGCCCAAAACAGGAGTTCAGCTTACGTTGATGAGCCAGAAGTTCTGGAAGGGGCATTTCTTTGCATACGGACGCTTTCTTCCTTCTACAAAGGAATACAACGCGGCTGTCAAAATAAAAAACGAGGCGGCAAAGTAACCGTCCAAAAGGCAAAATTGTTTTATGAATATGAACTGCAAGTACAAGTACATTTACAGCACAGTATATCTTCTTATATTGATTGCATTTACAGGATGTTCCGCCAGTGTGGACATAAAAGCGGCAAACGACAAAAGCGCACAGGCTCAGGTTAAACTGAATCTGGGGAAAATTCTCTGCGATACAATAGATTCCCTTACTGCAGGAATAAATGAAATTTCCGCATCCGGAACCCAGTCTGCACCCGAAACTACACAAATCTTTTCCAAACAGGAAATAGAAACTGCGTTCAGCGGAAGCGACTTCCAGGACTTAAAAGTCGAAGTTCCTGCAAAAGATTCAGTTTCAATAAGTGGAACAATTCCTTCCCCCGAAAACCAGAAATCATTTTCTGACAAAGGGAATCTGAAGATTGCAAATTTTATTACATGCACAAAAAATTCGCTTACACTTATTCTGTCACCGGCAACACTGCGCACATTTGCATCTTCACTTCCCGAAGAAACCCGCAGTTATCTTGATTTGCTAATGGCACCGGTTCTTACGCAGGAAAGTATGAGCGCGCAGGAATACAGGGAACTTGTTTCTACAGTTTACGGCGAAAAAATGGCCGCAGAAATGGAAAGTGCACAGGTAAGAATCACACTCTGCCCGCCCGACGGTGCTTCCATAAAAAAGACATCGCTTTCCAGTACGGAACGCGCGCGTACGCTGGCAAACAAGGCCGTGCTGAATATTCCGCTGTCAGAATTCCTTACGCTTTCCGAGCCGAAAACATTCAGCATAACCTGGTAGCCAGATAAACCTCCGCTAAAACCGGTTAATAGTGCGGCGGCTTTCTGTTGGGAATATCGCCTTCAAGCTGGTCAGACATATCGCGTATTTTACGGCTCATCATTCTGTTTTCGGTGATGAGCCTTTCTATTGTTTCAGTATGTTCAACCGACACGGCCTGAAGCTGGTTTACATAATCTTCAAGATATGCAAGTTTTATTTCCAGGCCCGTTATACGGTCTGCTGCTTCTTTTTCCATATTTTCCTCAGATTATTCAAGATTATAGGTTTCCCCGTATTTGACAATCTGCGTGTCAGTATATCCATTTTTAGCCAGATATTCCACAAAGGCTGCCTGCGCGTCTTTTTCTCCGTGAACGAGGAAAATCTTTTTAAGGCGGCTTGTATCTATGGAATTAAGCCATTCAACACATTCCCTGTAGTCTGCATGTGCACTGAATGCGTTTATTGACTCGACACTGGCTTTTACATTGTACCAGTCACCGAGTATGCGCACTTCTTTTGCACCGTCCTTGAGTTTTCTTCCCAAAGTGTTTTCTGACATGTATCCTACAAGAAGAATTATATTGTTGGGATTGTTTATGTTGTTTGCAAGATGATAAAGTACACGGCCTGCTTCACACATTCCGTCGGCACTTATTATAATCATCGGACCCGGTTTTTTGTTAAGTTCCTTGGACTCATCTACACTTGTTATTGTCGTAAGCGAGTTGAATCCGAACGGATTTTTGTGGTGCTCGATAAAGGCTTTCTTTGTTTCGTCATCGTAGCATTCCTGGTGCAACTGGTAGATTCCGGTTGCATTGACTGCCATCGGACTGTCAAGATAAATAGGTATCTGCGGAATTTTCTTTTTGTCTACAAGAAGGTGCAGGTAATAGACAAGTTCCTGGGCACGCTCTATTGCAAAAGACGGAATTATGATTTTTCCCTTACGGTCAATTGCACGCCTGATTATTTTTTCAAGGTCGTCCATTGCCACTCCGGGACTTTCGTGAAGGCGATTACCATAAGTACTTTCCATAAAGATATAGTCGGGTGCCTTCATGTCTGTTGCCGGGTCGCGGATTATAGGCTTGTTGCGGCGGCCAAGGTCTCCCGTGTAAAGAATGCGCAGTTCGTCGGAAGGTGCACCGCATAAGGCAGACTCCCCGTTTACCGTTACTGCTGTCTGTACTGCATCTTTTGGCCCGAATATCCTGTGCCACCAGTTTTTTGTCTGTTCGCTGACACCGCCTGACTTGCGGCCGGTAATGTGGTTTTTGCGCTGTCCCGTTATTGTAAAATAAGCGAGAGAACTGCCCAGAATGTGGCCCGCGTCAAAGAATTCAAGTCTTACGTCGGGGGCAATGTACATTTCGCGGTTGTAACCGAGTGTAATTATCTGGTTGGCTGCCTTTACACAGTCTGCTTCGCGGAACAGCGGCTTCCAGGTAAATTTTTCACCTTTTTTGGCGGCCTGTTTTGCAAGGAATTCAGCATCGCGGGCCTGTATTCTTGCGCTGTCCATCATTACGATGTTTGCAAGATCGCGTGTAGCCGGTGTTGCATAAATATTGCCGTCATATTTGTTTTTTGCAAGAACAGGAAGAAGTCCGCAGTGGTCAAAATGAGCGTGGGTCAATACAACGCTTTCTATTTTGTCTGCTGCAAAATCAAAGTTTCTGTTTTTTTTGTCTGCCTCGGCACGTTTTCCCTGAAAAGCCCCGCAGTCAATCATAAAGCTTCTTCCGTCTATTTCAAGAATGTGTTTGCTTCCGGTAACTTCCTCTGCCGCACCCAAAGAATAACAAGTAACACTCATATTTTCCTCCTGATTATAAATATTTTTTTTAAAATTTTTTCTTCTGGACAGTCTGCGAAGCAAACTGTCAGTTATTAAGTTTGGCGAAGCCTGATTTTATATACATCTCCTCTTCTGGACAGTTTGCAAAGCAAACTGTAAGTTATTAAGTTTGGCGAAGCCTAATTTAATATACATCTCCTCTTCCGGACAGTTTGCGAAGCAAACTGTAAGTTATTAAGTTTGGCAAAGCCTGATTTTATATACATCTCCTCTTCCGGACAGTTTGCGAAGCAAAAAAGAAAGCCCAGTCTTCTGGACAGTTTGCAACGCAAACTGTCAGTTATTAAGTTTGGCTTCGCCAAACTTAATATACAGTATACCACACATTGAACTTATATGAAAAAAAACATACATTTTTAACCTTAAAAACATCTTGTTTTTGAATATGGTGTGCTTTTAACTTCCATTTAAGGAAAATTTCCGCTATAATATAGAAAGTTTTCAGCGATAGCTTTTCCATTCATGAAAACCTATAAACAGGAAGGATTCTTTGTACACAAGACAAATACTTGAACAGCCTGGAAGTTTCGTAAAAAACAAAAGGCCTGTTTTCGGCACATTCGCCGGACATCCCAAAAGGCTCGACATAAGGGGCGTTTACAAGCCTTACGGAACAGTTCCTATTCCGACTCTCATAACAAATCTGCGCATAAAAAGCCGTCTTTCGTTTTACTTTATGATTGGCGAATATGCAGGAAGCATAAGTTTTGTTGATGCAAAAGTATTCGGTTTTGCAGAAGTCGTTTTCTGGAACACCGCAACGAAGCAGAAATTCGTTTACCGTTCAGTCATGGGACCCCGAAAGCGGTTTGTTCCGCACGGTCTTGAAACTGCTTCTACTTCCAGTTACAAAAAGTCACGCTACATACGCATAAGCTGGGACCGCAGGCACGACAAGCTTTCGGTAATATTCAACCTGCATGGAGACAGCGTCCGTCCTTCTGCAAATGCTGCACTTGTGGCAGCTTTTTCTGACAAAAGTTTTGCCGAACTTACCACAGTTCTTCCTGCCCCAACTTTAAGACGCTGTTCGGGTATTTACAATGCCGCCATGTCCCTTCACGGAGCAATCACACTTATTCCCGGACACGGTGCCATACGCACAATGAGCGATGCCGACGGACTTGCGTTCATGAACATGCACAGAACCTACATGAAGTTCCGCTCACACGGCGAGACAATTACCGCAATGGGAACTGTTGCAGGAAAAAAAGTATCGTTCCGCATAGAGTCAGGCTCGCAGAATTCTGTAAACCGCGAGCTTTACAACGCAAACGTGCTCTTTTGTGACGGAACGGTTACCCCGCTGCCTCCGGTTTTAATGACACATTCCTACGGTATTTCAAACAAGTGGATTATTCAGGATACAGAAAATATGGTTGACCTTACATTTACACCTGTTTCCGAAAATCTGAGCAAAATAAGCATTTTTATTCTAAGAACCGTCTATCACACAATATTCGGCACTCTGGAAGGAACAATAATGACCGCAGCAGGAGAAAAAATTTCATTCCGCTCTATGACGGCCATCGCAGAAAACTATTTGATAAGGCTTTAACCGCAACCGGAGGCTTATATGGAAGAACAGAAGACTACAGGAAAAGGAACACGCAGGCTTGAACCTGGTTCAATTGACAAAACACGCCGCAACATAGGCCCCATTGACGCACGTGAAGCTGAATTCATGCAGAAAAAACTGGGCGGCGAAGTCCTTCAGGAACGTTCGCTTCCTATAGAAGAAATCAATATTCCGGGCAAAAAGCGCCGCCCCGAAGTAATCAGAGCCTCGGGCCTTTCTTCTTCTGACATTTCTTCCCGGAGTGCATCAGTAACGGCTATCAGCAATACAAAACAGATGGGATCGGTAAACCAGCTTATTTCTTCTTCAAGCCAGGCCAAGCGCAGAAAAACAGATGAAGACCTTCCGGCTATAACAGCACGTGATGAAAAACTGATGGACCACTTAATGATGTCGCACGAATATTCCATAAAACCAAACTACGGAATATTCAATGTTTTTTTCAGAATGTCCACAAAAAACAGGGAGCGCGTGTCACGTTCGTTCGGAGAGTATTTTACAAAGCGCCACGTAGACCACATGCAGACGTTTATAAGCACAATCAAGACTTTTATTCAGCTTTCGCCGGATATTTACAAAAGCAAAATTGCGCAGGAACCCGACCTTAAGTTCAAGTTTTTAAGGACAATCGGCCACTGGACTATGCGCGATATAAAAGTTCTTGCGATTGATGTTCAGAATATGTCAGAAAACTTGACTGTTGCAATGCTCATTCCGTTTGTACGCGCAGTTTACCACGAACTTATTACAATTTACTACATCGGCGAACAGCAGATTCCGGCTCTTATAAAAGAAATTTACTCTGACCTCACAGCCTTTGCCGACTCTGACCAGAAAAAACTTCAGATGCTTGCAAAACAGGGCATTACCGAATGGATTTACATCTACAACCAGATAATCAAAGGCATGTACCCGCTTCTTATGCGCATGTGCTCTTCTGAATATGTTGAATTCCCGCGTTTCTTTACTTCACAGATTGCGCAGATTCTGCAGTTTCTTAATGTAGGAAAATTTGACCTTCTTCTTCCCGAAAAGAAAAAGAAGTCTGCGGAAG
Proteins encoded in this window:
- a CDS encoding ATP-binding protein; this encodes MKVQIDFVTIANGIKKYYQVAYTAMDDSTLHRELKPLQMINNNYEKILLTMDYDIVPNHDGIKQINVLDWLLEE
- a CDS encoding C40 family peptidase, with product MNYSKYNRENLVAARRIFITAAFVLFAMFRIMPLAAAPRVSEQRQALITYALKLQGTPYVYGGDSPENGMDCSGFVTYVAANSVGVQLPRTAHSLYTATKRIKPQEREPGDLVFFKNDPASERITHVGIYCGVYHGKNRAFEGRRVFVSAVSDGPKTGVQLTLMSQKFWKGHFFAYGRFLPSTKEYNAAVKIKNEAAK
- a CDS encoding SlyX family protein is translated as MEKEAADRITGLEIKLAYLEDYVNQLQAVSVEHTETIERLITENRMMSRKIRDMSDQLEGDIPNRKPPHY
- a CDS encoding MBL fold metallo-hydrolase RNA specificity domain-containing protein, which gives rise to MSVTCYSLGAAEEVTGSKHILEIDGRSFMIDCGAFQGKRAEADKKNRNFDFAADKIESVVLTHAHFDHCGLLPVLAKNKYDGNIYATPATRDLANIVMMDSARIQARDAEFLAKQAAKKGEKFTWKPLFREADCVKAANQIITLGYNREMYIAPDVRLEFFDAGHILGSSLAYFTITGQRKNHITGRKSGGVSEQTKNWWHRIFGPKDAVQTAVTVNGESALCGAPSDELRILYTGDLGRRNKPIIRDPATDMKAPDYIFMESTYGNRLHESPGVAMDDLEKIIRRAIDRKGKIIIPSFAIERAQELVYYLHLLVDKKKIPQIPIYLDSPMAVNATGIYQLHQECYDDETKKAFIEHHKNPFGFNSLTTITSVDESKELNKKPGPMIIISADGMCEAGRVLYHLANNINNPNNIILLVGYMSENTLGRKLKDGAKEVRILGDWYNVKASVESINAFSAHADYRECVEWLNSIDTSRLKKIFLVHGEKDAQAAFVEYLAKNGYTDTQIVKYGETYNLE
- a CDS encoding DUF2804 family protein; translated protein: MYTRQILEQPGSFVKNKRPVFGTFAGHPKRLDIRGVYKPYGTVPIPTLITNLRIKSRLSFYFMIGEYAGSISFVDAKVFGFAEVVFWNTATKQKFVYRSVMGPRKRFVPHGLETASTSSYKKSRYIRISWDRRHDKLSVIFNLHGDSVRPSANAALVAAFSDKSFAELTTVLPAPTLRRCSGIYNAAMSLHGAITLIPGHGAIRTMSDADGLAFMNMHRTYMKFRSHGETITAMGTVAGKKVSFRIESGSQNSVNRELYNANVLFCDGTVTPLPPVLMTHSYGISNKWIIQDTENMVDLTFTPVSENLSKISIFILRTVYHTIFGTLEGTIMTAAGEKISFRSMTAIAENYLIRL